In Campylobacter vicugnae, a genomic segment contains:
- a CDS encoding DUF2400 family protein, with translation MDFSRAMELFSKDRLASYEFDIKQHRKNLNLIGSIAHKLGFIEIVLRNQLDRLMCLKVGDDWISKDYSQMVDSKLSHSQNISRLSLGNIIFIIHKQKLLSKIMNLKDMDFVKYDKYNRNFYRKNGIKHKFSNKDKVKISLDLLKTLRNRSFHWENILKIRSNNGHISPRITTEIHNVWIGLHPDNINIFLDDLLREFGSDLLKYVNER, from the coding sequence ATGGATTTTAGTAGAGCTATGGAATTATTTTCAAAAGATAGATTAGCCTCCTATGAGTTTGATATCAAGCAGCATAGGAAAAATCTAAATCTTATTGGCAGTATAGCACATAAGCTAGGATTTATCGAGATAGTGCTTAGAAACCAGCTTGATCGTTTAATGTGTCTTAAAGTTGGCGATGACTGGATAAGTAAAGATTATTCTCAAATGGTAGATAGCAAGCTGTCTCATTCGCAAAATATATCTAGACTATCACTAGGCAATATAATTTTTATTATACATAAGCAAAAATTGCTAAGCAAAATAATGAATTTAAAGGATATGGATTTTGTAAAATATGATAAATATAATAGAAATTTTTACCGTAAAAATGGGATAAAGCATAAATTTAGCAATAAAGATAAAGTAAAAATATCGCTTGATCTTTTAAAAACACTTCGAAATCGCTCATTTCATTGGGAAAATATACTTAAAATTCGTTCAAATAACGGACATATCTCACCTAGAATTACCACAGAAATTCATAATGTTTGGATAGGGTTGCACCCTGATAATATAAATATATTTTTAGATGATTTGTTACGAGAATTTGGCAGTGATTTATTAAAATATGTGAATGAAAGATAG
- a CDS encoding flagellar hook-basal body complex protein yields MMGALWSGVTGLQAHQVAMDVEGNNIANVNTVGFKYSRASFADLFSQTQKVATAPQGNLGGKNSMQIGLGSTVNTVTKIFKQGTIQTTDKQSDMAIQGDGFFVVSADGGKTYMYTRNGDFSLDSQGNFVDRNGYIVQGWMRNEDTGIIDPTGPLDNIVIEPGMSMEANPTSELAIIANLNSGSNIGTKNSPIYTLDQYNDFLDINGNGLWDDGEAKNPNDLNNNTYYINSNKEVAVKEAGVDLGVVFNGAGEGLNLREGQGMWVSYADAKATFGPLNNNANNLDIHISINGIEIPKTTVTKMDDVAKKINEFTNQTGVRATVINGNELQLTNNNNQGTTDASKNIKIRKLEGDTTSIQTTNVITAYKYTYSSAAGTNAGHSYSDSAARVVKTTEDLRKAMQTDAREYVNYSGTRVSNAVNGATYFVNAVIARIDGGQGGFAPGNQNTIEQAIEDLNNAITDQTLFANLQGKGVVSAPISESAVASINNIINDIEAIGADAGNQYNSVNDLKEALRELITDDKLAAMAAAEWDSPRDADGNGNFNNNTANGLPGADQDNTNSNATYRDINLNDGVQVTVNEKGQFVFKNPSGDASYGQNDGHTIVNQNQQGGTDVKDSPNAFTDANGVKQTPSNQDTYINDYNMQIAVTGYSNIEENINENSALADVFKSLSGGLSTGTSERISSNLTMSSHAATTEIYDSLGSKHEIKFEWRKVSYSPENGTEWSLLIQVPEPGVLNADGAVSNVISGSARFNNDGTLLGFTPTTLTFTANNGSAPGQNIELNFGKIGDSNGLRSNDNPSATDNIVQDGYAAGNLTGTRIDESGTIIGSFSNGRSFGLAQVSLAVFTNNEGLETRGGNIFSQTANSGDPVFGAAGTSRRGTITASALEMSNVDLSRALTQLIVVQRGYQANSKTITTSDQMLTSLLQIKQ; encoded by the coding sequence ATGATGGGAGCATTATGGTCTGGAGTTACTGGTCTTCAGGCACACCAAGTAGCGATGGATGTAGAAGGTAATAACATAGCAAATGTAAATACCGTAGGTTTTAAATATTCTCGTGCTAGTTTTGCTGATCTTTTTAGTCAAACCCAAAAGGTAGCCACAGCACCTCAAGGTAATCTAGGTGGTAAAAACTCTATGCAAATTGGTCTAGGCTCTACTGTAAATACAGTTACTAAAATATTCAAGCAAGGTACAATCCAAACTACAGACAAACAAAGCGATATGGCTATCCAAGGTGATGGATTTTTTGTAGTATCAGCTGATGGCGGTAAAACCTATATGTATACTAGAAATGGTGACTTTAGCTTAGACTCTCAAGGTAATTTCGTAGATCGCAACGGCTATATAGTCCAAGGCTGGATGAGAAATGAAGATACCGGCATAATCGATCCTACAGGCCCACTAGATAATATCGTAATAGAACCAGGTATGTCTATGGAAGCCAACCCTACTAGTGAGCTAGCTATCATCGCCAATCTAAATTCCGGCTCAAACATCGGAACCAAAAACTCTCCTATCTATACACTAGATCAGTATAATGACTTTTTAGATATCAACGGCAATGGCTTATGGGATGATGGCGAGGCTAAAAATCCAAATGATTTAAATAACAATACCTATTATATTAACTCAAACAAAGAAGTAGCAGTTAAAGAAGCCGGCGTAGATCTAGGCGTAGTCTTTAATGGTGCTGGTGAAGGGCTAAACCTAAGAGAAGGTCAAGGTATGTGGGTTAGCTATGCTGATGCGAAGGCTACATTTGGGCCACTTAATAATAATGCTAATAATCTAGATATACATATATCTATTAATGGTATAGAGATACCTAAAACTACTGTAACTAAAATGGATGATGTAGCTAAAAAGATAAATGAATTTACCAATCAAACTGGGGTTCGTGCTACAGTAATTAATGGCAATGAATTACAACTAACTAATAATAACAATCAAGGCACTACCGATGCTTCTAAAAATATCAAAATTAGAAAGCTTGAAGGCGATACTACATCTATCCAAACAACAAATGTAATAACAGCATATAAATATACCTACTCATCAGCTGCTGGTACTAATGCAGGGCATAGCTATAGCGATAGCGCTGCAAGGGTGGTAAAAACTACAGAAGATCTAAGAAAAGCTATGCAAACAGACGCTAGAGAGTATGTCAATTATAGTGGTACTAGAGTATCAAACGCAGTAAATGGCGCTACATACTTTGTAAATGCTGTTATAGCTAGGATTGATGGCGGACAAGGTGGTTTTGCTCCTGGTAACCAAAATACAATAGAGCAAGCTATAGAGGATTTAAATAATGCTATTACAGATCAAACTTTATTTGCTAATCTTCAAGGTAAGGGCGTAGTATCTGCGCCTATATCTGAATCAGCTGTTGCGTCTATAAATAATATTATAAACGATATAGAGGCAATTGGTGCTGATGCTGGAAATCAATACAATAGTGTAAATGATCTAAAAGAAGCTTTAAGAGAATTAATCACAGATGATAAGCTAGCTGCTATGGCAGCAGCTGAGTGGGACTCTCCACGAGATGCTGATGGTAATGGTAACTTTAATAACAACACTGCAAATGGCTTACCTGGTGCAGATCAAGATAATACAAATAGCAACGCTACATATAGAGATATAAATCTAAATGATGGAGTGCAAGTAACAGTAAATGAAAAGGGGCAATTCGTATTTAAAAACCCTTCAGGAGATGCAAGTTACGGACAAAATGATGGGCACACTATAGTCAATCAAAATCAACAAGGTGGTACAGATGTAAAAGATAGCCCAAATGCCTTTACTGATGCTAATGGCGTAAAACAAACTCCATCAAATCAAGATACATATATAAATGATTATAATATGCAAATAGCAGTAACTGGATATAGCAATATAGAAGAAAATATCAATGAAAACTCAGCTCTAGCTGATGTATTTAAAAGCCTTAGTGGTGGTCTAAGCACAGGAACAAGCGAGAGAATCTCAAGCAACCTTACAATGTCTAGCCACGCAGCTACAACTGAGATATATGATAGTCTAGGCTCTAAGCATGAGATTAAATTTGAGTGGAGAAAGGTCAGCTATAGCCCAGAAAATGGTACCGAGTGGTCTTTGCTTATTCAAGTGCCAGAACCAGGTGTATTAAATGCTGATGGAGCAGTATCAAATGTAATATCTGGCTCAGCTAGATTTAATAACGATGGAACATTGCTAGGATTTACTCCTACTACTTTGACATTTACAGCAAATAACGGCTCAGCCCCAGGTCAAAACATAGAGCTAAACTTTGGTAAGATAGGCGACTCAAATGGTCTAAGAAGTAACGACAATCCAAGTGCTACTGATAATATCGTACAAGATGGCTACGCAGCAGGAAATTTAACTGGCACTAGAATAGATGAGTCTGGTACTATCATAGGAAGCTTTAGCAACGGTAGGAGCTTTGGTCTAGCGCAAGTAAGCCTTGCAGTATTTACCAATAATGAAGGTCTAGAGACTAGAGGTGGTAATATATTTAGCCAAACTGCCAATAGTGGTGATCCGGTATTTGGTGCTGCAGGGACTAGCAGACGTGGAACTATCACAGCAAGTGCTTTGGAGATGAGTAATGTGGATTTAAGCCGTGCATTAACCCAGCTAATCGTAGTCCAAAGAGGCTACCAAGCCAACTCTAAAACTATAACTACAAGCGATCAAATGCTTACTAGCTTATTGCAGATTAAGCAGTAA